CAATTAGCCTGAGTATCAGCAATGAAAACAAAAATCTGCCTTATCTTGCACAAGCCTGGATTGAGGATGCGCAGGGTAACAAGATTACATCGCCACTGAACGTGTTGCCGCCGGTACAACGTATAGAAGCAGGCGCGAAAAGCCAGGTAAAAGTACAGGCCTCTCCTGCGCTGGCGTCTCTGCCGCAGGATAAAGAAACCCTGTTCTATTTTAACCTGCGTGAAATCCCGCCCCGTAGCAATAAACCGAACACGCTGCAAATCGCGCTGCAGACCCGCATCAAGCTGTTTTATCGCCCGGCGGCTATCGCATTGGATCAAACCGAGGCGGCGACAGGAGACTGGGTGGAGAAAGTCACACTGACGCGCCAGGGTGATAAATTTGTCGTGAATAACCCAACGCCGTATTTCCTGACTATTGTTGAAGGCGCGGCCAGCATTAAAGGCAAAGCGGTAGCTTTTGAGCCGGTGATGGTCAGCCCGAAAGGCAGCGCGACGATTGAAGCATCTGCGTCTCTGTTCGGCAATAGTCCGGTACTGACCTACGTCAACGATTACGGCGGCCGCCCGCATCTGCAGTTCAGCTGTAACGGTGCCTCCTGCACAGCGAAGCTGCTGAAAGAGAAAAATTAACCGGACGGCAAAGGAATCGTGATGAAAAGGATTACTCAACTGATTGTGGCGGGTGTCACGCTCACCGTCATGCTGCCCGTGTTTGCAGATGAATCTGTTTCTGCCGATGGTGGCGAACTCTATGTACACGGTGTACTGCGTGAAAACACGTGTCGGCTGGAGATGGATTCCGCCTGGCAGGATGTCGATCTCGGTGACACCGCGCGTGCAGAGGTCAGCCTGGTCGGTAAGCAGGCGAAGCCCGTTACCGTTACGCTCTACCTGCGTGACTGCCCGCAGATCCCGACGCGCAGCGCCAACATTACGCCGCTGACGCATTCTCGCAGCTCGCAGCAGCCTGGGTATCAGGCGCGGTTTGTCGCAGCGACAGATGCCTTTAATCCGGACCTTATTCAGGTCACCGGGTCTTCCGGCATCGGGTTACGTCTGAAAGACAGCCGTGGACAGACGGTAAAAATGGCGCAACAGGGAGACACAGTACTGTTAAACCCAGGCCAGGACAGCGTGACCTATACGCTTCAGGCTGAGCGTACCGCTGCCGCTTTTGTACCAGGGCCTTACCATGCGCTGATCCAGTTCAGCATGATGTATCAGTAAGGATAAACATGACGATTTATAAATGGTGTGGAGTTGCCTTACTGCTTGCCTGTTGCAGCAGCAGCGTTTTTGCAGATGAGAACTCTGTATTAATCACTGTCAGCGTCACCATTAATACCGCACCATGTGAGATTAATAACAATCAAAACATCGATGTTAATTTTGGTGACAATGTAATTACCACCGATGTTATTGCTGGTCTGGTAGAAAAGGTAATCAATTATACGCTTGACTGTAGCAATGCTGATACTGCAAAAACTTTAAAAATGCATATAACAGGTAATGGTGCAGATTTTAATAGTGATTTGCTGCAAACCAGTATTCCGGAGCTTGCAGTCAAACTTAAAGCTGATGGTTCCGATTTTCCTCTTAATAGCGATCTTACGCTTGCCTCTACTACAGAAAAACCTGTGCTGGTGGCAGCCCTGGTTGGCAAACCCGGAGCACGTTTACCGACTGGTGAATTTACGGCTGGCGCAACGATGACGGTAGATTATCAGTGAAAATGTTAATAAAAATTCTGGGCCTAACAGTGTTACTACCAGCATGTGCCCTCTGCGCTGAAAATATGTCTTTCCACGGCACGCTGGTGGCACCACCTTGTAAAATTAGTAACGGGCAAACTATTGAAGTCACCTTTGGCAACGATCTGGGTGTCAACAAAATTGACGGCAATAACTACAAGCAACCGATAAATTATACGATAGATTGCGATGCCGGTTATACCGCTAATAATCTGGCCATTGTGGTCGATACTACCAACCCCGCGTTGTTTGATAGTGCTGCGGTGATGACCGATAAAACCGGGCTCGGCATCCGTATTCTGGTAGACAGCCAGCCCGTCACGTTTTCTCAGCATGTAGCGGTCATTAACCCGGCTTCGCCACCGAAAATAGAAGCGGTCCCGGTGCAGGATCAAAGTATCACCCTTACGGAAGGTGCGTTTGAGGCCACGATGACCCTTCGCGCAGATTATCTTTAAGAGGCAATAATGAAACGTAATCATTTTCTGCTGGGGATATTATTTTTTATTACGGTATCAACAAATATTTTTGCTGCCGAGGATAATATACATTTTTCAGGTGCGCTTGTAGCTGAGCCTTGTAAGTTACCGGACGCGGATACTGATATTCATCTGGACTTCGGTACGGTTATTGAAAAATATCTATATCAATACCAGCGAACGAAAAGCCAACCTTTTTCTATTCATCTGAATGATTGTGACCCTTCATTGATGAACTCGGTTAGCGTTATGTTTCAGGGAACAGCTGATACAGAACTTACCCAGATGCTAGCACTTGATACTTCCAGTACAGCAAAGGGAGTGGCTATTGGATTGGAACTTAAGGATGGTACTCCGTTAGCCGTTAACAAGTCTAGTCCTTTTACAGAGCTTACTCAGGGAAACAATACGCTAGATTTTAATGCTTATGTACAAGCGCAGCCAACAACCATCGTCAATAAAACATTAGTTGCGGGCGACTTTACAGCCATTAGTACTTTTATACTGGCGTATCAATAGTCCGAAATTTGGATGGGGAAACCCTCACTATTTTTATTTATGGATTATACGATGCTGTAAAATATTTATTTTACTGAAATGCTAAATTTCTTTATTGCGCCAACGACATTTCATAAGGTATCTCCATGTTAAAGTTTTTAAATTTTAAAGGGGTGGTGAAAATCCCCTTTTTGGTATTGTTGATTTTCCCGGTAGTTAGTATCGCGGGAAAGTGGCCAGTGGCTGTAACCATTAAAAGTGAATACGTAGGTTCTGGTGGAGCAGGTGGCCAAAAATGGCGTTACTATATTACGCAAAGATTGATTGAAGTAGGCAGTTCAGTTGACGTCGTAATGCCAAATAATTATGTAATGCTAACGCATAGACATGATCCTACTGGTAAAGATGAAGTAGGGTTACCATCCGTATATGAAGCAACGGATTCCAAAAAAACTATCAGCCAGATAGCTGTGGATTTATATAATTCTCAAGGGAAAAATGTAACCTATCTTGAACATACAGGATTAGATCCGACAGGAGAAGAATGTGTCGGTTATCTTGTAAACAAAACACATGGTGATTATAGCCCCTGGAGTGGCGCATTTGTTCCTGGAGGGTGTCTCATTGTTCCTCCTGCTGACGATTGGTGCAAGATTACTACGCCAGAAATAGTTCTTGAACACGGGAATATTTTGTTAAAAGACGCAGAGGGGCATTCAGCTCGTTCTAGTTTTAATGTGACATGCGTTTCGCCAACAGCTGTAAAATTTAATTTAATCACTAATGACAACTATGTTTACCTTGATGAAGGAAAGTCTTTAATAACCATTGATGAAAAACCTTTGAATACAAAAATTGATTTGCCAGAAGGAGATTCTACGTGGTCAATAAAGGATATGCTCACAGGTATGACTACTGAAGGTTATCACACCGGTAGCAGTGTATTGGTAATGATGCCGTATTAAGTTATGGATGAAGGTGTAAAATATTTACAACAGGGAAAGGTTCGCCTTTTCCTGTTTTTTATTTTTATAGTTTTAATATTTTGAAAATTAACGCCGATGAAACGTTTCCTTTTTTTACTCCTGCTCTGTTTAACGCTGACCTATATCCCCGGCTCCGGCGGATCAGGTGTCACGCTACCCTATAACCTGACGTTTCTCGGCTGGCTGGGAATTATTCTTTTACTGTTCGCGCTAAATAATCTCTGGCAACAGCCTCAGCGCCAACCGCTGTTATTCTGTGGCGGCCTGTTACTGCTGTTACCCTGGCTTGTCCAGATGCGTGGCAACCCCGGCGTATTCGTGTTGCTGGGTGCACTTCTTCTCTGGCAGTTATTGCTGCGCTTGCCGTTCACAGGCGGCCATAAAAAAGCCATACTGCTGGCGATAGTTATTCTGGCGCTGGCGCAGGCACTTATCGGGTTACTTCAGACTTTCTTCCCCCATCTCGCCATGCAGCTTTATGAGTATAACTGGCTGCGTAATTACGGCCGCCCTTACGGTATTTTCCAGCAGGTGAATCTGCTCGCGAGTTCTCTCGCCTCCGGCATCGGCTGCGGCTTTTTACTGCTGATGCAACAGCGTCTGCGCAGGAATGTGCTGCTCTGTATCTCCGGGCTGAGCCTGCTGACGTTTGTGCTGGTGCTGAATCAGTCCCGCGCTGGCGAAATCGGCACGATATTGATTGTCCTGTGCCTCGCCGCGCTGCTGTGGCGTCAGCACCCGGCGCGCAGCGTGGCGGCGTTAACACTGATGATGATATGCGCAGCGTCAGCCTGGTACATCACGCAGCATACGACGGTGCTGGTTAACGGCATGCCCTATTCACTGGCGCGTGAGTATGCCGGTTCCACTCATGCCCGGTGGCAGATCCTGTGCATCACCTGGCAGATGATCATGGAAAAACCGTGGCTCGGCTGGGGTTATGGCACCTTTGAATATGCGTTCAGCCGCTTTGTGTTGGCGCACCCGGAACAGGGTTACACTTATTCCAGCATCGTCACCCACCCTCATAACGAACTGCTTTACGCCTGGTTCCAGGGCGGCGTGGTGGCGCTTTCAGGAATGCTTTTACTGTTCGCGGGTTGGGTGAAAATCGTCATTGCCGCCTGGCGGCAGGGTCGTGTGCAGTCAGGCTACGCGCTGCTGATTATTCCGCTGCTGGTGCACCTCAATCTGGAATATCCGTTTTACCAGTCGTTTGTGCACTTCGGGCTGTTTATCCTGCTGCTGCGCCTCGGCGTTATCGATAAACCGCATAGCCAGACACAGCGCGCAAAGGTGAGCCTGCGTGTGACGATCGGCGCTGTGGCGCTTGCGCTGCTGGCTTTTAGCCTGACGGCGCTCTGTGCCGGTTATCAGCTCACGATGCTTGAGCGCGGCCATCTGGCGAATTTCCCGCGGCCTGCGCCGTGGTATTTCGCGCTACAGGGCGAACGGGCGGAATTTGATGAAAACGTGTCGCGGCTGATCGACTACAACCACACCCATAACGAAGCCGATCTAGACACATTTATGACCTGGGCTGCGCGCTATTCGCTGCGTCATAACGACAAAAATGTCTGGCAGAGTATGATCGTGATTACGCAATCAAGAGGCGATATCGTCGCCACAGCCCGTCTGCGCACACAGTACAATCGCCTGTTTCCTGTTGTTCAAACCAGCGATTCGCCGTAAATCTGCGCTGTCATAAAACTGCCATAAAAGTTTTAGCGTGACTAATTAACCACTTAACTGTTGCTACCATTTCCACGCCCTGGTTTCCCATAAAGCTCGTATTTTGCAGGCCGATAGATCCGAAGCGCCCCTTTCGGGCGTGCCTACACCATGGGAAACAGAGTATGAAATTAAACCACCTGACAATCGGGCAACGACTCGGTCTGCTGGCGGCGTTGCTGCTCGTCGCGGTGCTTTTTATCGGCATTCGCGGTCTGACTATCAACGCCGACGGGCTTGAGCAAAACAACAATATTATGGCCACGGAAAAGGTGATAGCAGAGAGCATCGACACCGCGCGTAACGCGCAGGTGCAGTTCAAAATCCAGGTACAGGAGTGGAAAAACACCCTGCTGCGCGGTACGCAGGGGCAGGCGGCGTTTGATAAATACAAAGCCGCGTTTGTCGAGCAGAGTGATAAAACCCAGGCGCTGTTAAACCGTCTGGCGACGTTGTTGCCGCAGCTTGGCATGAGCGTGGATGAAGTACACCAGACCATTGCGCTGCATGAAGGGCTGGAAAAAAGCTATCTGGAGGCCATTGCGCAGTACAACATTGCCGATCCGACGAGCGCCCAGCGTGTCGATAAGCTGGTGAGCGGTATCGACCGTGAGCCGACCCGGATGATCGACGAAGTGGTGGCGAAAACGCTGAAGCAGGCGGATGCGCTGACCCGTCAGACCGAAGCGCGCAACCTGTCGCAATATCAGCAGACCCGCACGATGCTGCTGATCACCATGGCGCTGACGCTTATCGCGAGCATTCTGATCACCTTCTGGCTGGTGCGCAGCATCACGCGTCCCCTGGCGCAGGCGGTGACCATCGCGCGTAACGTCGCCGCCGGTGATTTGCAGACCGCGATCACCGTCAGCGGCCGCGATGAAACCGCCGAGCTGATGAGCGCGCTCCAGGAGATGAACGGTAACCTCACCCGCATCGTCTCTGGCGTGCGCAGCGGTACGGAGACCATCGCCACCGCGTCGGCGCAAATCGCCACCGGCAGCCGTGAGCTTTCAGCGCGCAACGAAGCGCAGGCGAGCGCGCTGGAAGAGACCGCGGCGTCAATGGAAGAGCTGACGTCGGTGGTGAAAAACAACGCTGAAAACTCACGTTTCGCGAGCGACATCGCCCGTGACGCGTGTCAGGTGGCCGGGCAGGGCGGTCAGGTGGTCGAGCGCGTGGTGCAGACCATGAGCGAAATCCACCAGTTCTCTACCGAAATCAGCAACATCATCAGCGTTATCGACGGCATTGCCTTCCAGACCAATATTCTGGCGCTCAACGCAGCGGTCGAAGCGGCGCGCGCGGGCGCGGAAGGGCGTGGTTTTGCGGTGGTGGCGGCGGAAGTACGCGCGCTGGCGCAGCGTTCCAGCTCAGCGGCGCAGGATATCCGTAACCTGATTGACCGCTCCGTCAGCCGTATCGACGAGGGCAACAGCCTGGTGAAAGGCGCGGGCAGCGCGATGGAAGATATCCTGAAAAGCGTGCAGCGCGTGAGCGAGCTGGTGGAAACCATTTCGATGGCGAACCGCGAGCAGAGCACCGGTATCGATCAGGTCAATATCGCCGTGACGCAGATGGACGCCTCGACGCAGCAGAACGCCGCGCTGTCGCAGGAATCCGCCGCGGCGGCGCAGTCGATGCAGTATCAGGCCGAGAAGCTGCTGGATTCCGTCAGCGTCTTTCGTCTGGCGGCGCGCCAGGATGAAGCGCTGGCGTAACGCCCATAAAAAAACACCGCCATCGGGCGGTGTTTTTTCATTCGCGGCGAATTACTTCTTCGCGCGTTCGAAAGAGGCGCGGATCTCTTCTTTAGCGGCTTCGGCGTTATCCCAGCCTTCCACTTTAACCCACTTGCCTTTTTCCAGATCTTTGTAGTGTTCAAAGAAGTGGGTGATCTGCGCTTTCAGCAGTTCCGGCAGATCGTTCACGTCTTTGATGTGATCGTATTCTTTAGAGAGTTTGGTGTGCGGTACCGCAACCAGTTTGGCGTCTTCGCCAGACTCGTCGGTCATTTTCAGCACGCCAACCGGACGGCAGCGGATCACAGAGCCAGGCTGCAGCGGGTACGGCGTCGGGACCAGCACGTCAACCGGGTCACCGTCCAGAGACAGGGTGTGGTTGATGTAGCCGTAGTTGCACGGGTAGAACATCGCGGTGGACATAAAACGGTCAACGAACAGCGCGCCGCTCTCTTTGTCCACTTCGTATTTGATAGGATCAGCGTTAGCCGGAATTTCAATAATAACGTAGATGTCTTCCGGCAGATCTTTGCCCGCAGGTACGTTCAGTAAGCTCATGTCTGTTTCCTTAAAAATGTATGGCAAACAAGTGCCAGGTATTATAGCCAACTGCAATGGAAAGTCGTGGACTCTTTTGTTTCACCGGTGAGCCTGCTGCACCTTTCAGCGTTTTCCCATGACACGTTCATCCATAAAGCCAGCTCCATCCTCAATAAATTACTGAAAACGTTTACATTACGCCTCTGGCGACCGTTTTTACGCTAAATATTTTTGCCCGATGCCGCGCTGGCGCTTGCCGCGCCGTATCCCGGCTGGCGTTAAATCCCGCCCCTTCTGAATTTTAACTTTTTCGTTACTTTTTTGAATTGTGATGTAACGCATTCAGTTACATCCACGCTTGTCTATAGTTTCGCCACAGGTGGACTCTTACCCAACAATAACCCTACGAGGATACCCTTATGTGGAAGCGCTTACTTGTTGTCACAGCAGTTTCGGCAGCCATGTCGTCTATGGCACTGGCTGCCCCGTTAACCGTGGGATTTTCTCAGGTCGGCTCTGAATCGGGCTGGCGCGCGGCGGAAACCAGCGTTGCGAAAAGCGAGGCGCAGAAGCGCGGCATTACGCTGAAAGTCGCCGATGGCCAGCAGAAGCAGGAGAACCAAATCAAAGCGGTGCGTTCGTTTATCGCCCAGGGCGTGGACGCGATTTTCATCGCGCCTGTGGTGGCGACCGGCTGGGAGCCGGTGCTGAAAGAGGCGAAAGACGCGGAGATCCCGGTGATCCTCCTCGACCGTTCGATTGATGTTAAAGACAAGTCGCTCTACATGACCACCGTTACCGCCAACAACGTGCTGGAAGGCAAGCTTATCGGCGACTGGCTGGTGAAAACCGTCGCGGGCAAGCCGTGTAACGTCGTGGAGTTGCAGGGCACCGTGGGCGCGAGCGTGGCTATCGATCGTAAGAAAGGGTTTGCCGAGGCGATTTCCAAAGCGCCGAATATCAAGATTATTCGCTCGCAGTCCGGCGACTTTACCCGCTCGAAGGGCAAGGAAGTGATGGAGAGCTTTATCAAGGCCGAGAACAACGGCAAAAACATCTGCATGGTTTACGCGCATAACGACGATATGGCGATCGGCGCGATTCAGGCCATCAAAGAGGCCGGGCTGAAGCCGGGCAAAGATATCCTGACCGGCTCCATCGACGGCGTGCCGGATATTTTCAAAGCAATGGCGGATGGCGAGGCGAACGCGAGCGTAGAGCTGACGCCGAACATGGCTGGCCCGGCGTTCGACGCGCTGGAGAAATTTAAGAAAGACGGCACGCAGCCTCCGAAGCTGACAATTACCGAGTCGGTGCTCTACTTGCCGGATACCGCCAAAGAGATGTTAGAGAAGAAGAAAACGATGGGGTATTGATTGACCGGCGTGACGGGTTTTTGACGTGTTCTTACGGCGGCGGGTGCGCGTTGCTTACCCGCCCTACATATTGCCCGCTCTTTGACAGGTAGGGCGGGTAAGCGCAGCGCACCCGCCACGCCCAGGCAGCGCCATATGAATTTGTAGGGCGGGTAAGCGCAGCGCACTCGCCGTGCCCAGGCGGCGCCATATGAACCTGTAGGGCGGGTAAGCGCAGCGCACCCGCCGTGCCAGCCAACATCACGCTACCCGCGACACGCCGACCTCAGGCCACAGGAGAGTCCGACCATGCATAACGATAACCATCAGGAAATCCTGCGAACGGAAGGCCTGAGCAAAACGTTCCCCGGCGTAAAGGCCCTCGACCATGTTGATTTCAGCCTGCGGCGCGGGGAGATCATGGCGCTGCTCGGGGAAAACGGCGCTGGTAAATCGACGCTGATTAAAGCGCTCACCGGCGTTTATCAACCCGACGGCGGCACTATTTATCTCGGCGGCGAAGCGGTACGGCCGCGCAACACCGCGCACGCGCAACAGCTTGGCATCGGCACCGTCTACCAGGAAGTTAACCTGCTGCCCAATATGTCGGTGGCGGACAACCTATTTATTGGCCGCGAGCCGCGCCGCTTTGGCCTGCTGCGCCGCAAAGAGATGGAAAAGCGCGCCACGGCGCTGCTCGAATCCTACGGCTTTCATCTTGACGTTCGCGAGCCGCTGAACCGCTTTTCGGTCGCGATGCAGCAGATCGTTGCCATTTGCCGCGCCATCGATCTCTCCGCGCGCGTGCTAATCCTTGATGAACCGACCGCCAGCCTCGACGCTAAAGAGGTCGAGATGCTCTTTACCCTGATGCGCCAGCTGCGCGCGCAGGGCGTCAGCCTTGTCTTCGTCACGCACTTTCTCGATCAGGTCTATGAAGTTACCGATCGGATCACGGTGCTGCGTAACGGGAAATTTGTCGGTACGCGCGACACCGCCGAGCTGCCGCAAATCGAACTGGTGAAAATGATGCTGGGGCGCGAGCTTGAAAGTAACGCGCTGCAGCGCGCCGGACGCACGCTGCTTAGCGAAAAACCGGTCGCGGCGTTTCACGATTACGGCAAAAAAGGCGTTATCGCGCCGTTTTCACTGGAAGTACGCCCTGGCGAAATCGTCGGCCTGGCAGGCCTGCTCGGCTCCGGGCGTACCGAAACGGCGGAAGTCATCTTCGGCATCCACCCGGCAGACAGCGGCACCGCCACCATTAAAGGCAAACCGCAAACGCTGCGTTCGCCGCAGCAGGCGTCACGGCTTGGTATCGGTTTTTGTCCTGAAGACAGGAAAACCGATGGCATCATCGGCGCCGCTTCGGTGCGCGAAAACATCATCCTGGCGCTGCAGGCCCAGCGCGGCTGGCTGCGCCCGATCCCGCGGCGTGAACAGGATGAGATCGCCGCCCGCTTTATTCGCCAGCTCGGCATCCGTACGCCGGGCCCGGAGCAGCCGATTGAGTTTCTCTCCGGTGGCAACCAGCAAAAAGTCCTGCTGTCGCGCTGGCTGCTGACGAAACCGCAGTTCCTGATCCTCGACGAGCCGACGCGCGGCATCGATGTCGGCGCGCATGCGGAGATCATCCGGCTTATCGAAACCCTGTGCGCCGACGGGCTGGCCCTGCTGGTCATCTCGTCTGAGCTGGAAGAGCTGGTGGGCTACGCCGACCGGGTGATTATTCTGCGCGACCGCCAGCAGGTGGCGGAGATCCCGCTTGAGGATCTCTCGGTCGGTGCCATTATGAATGCCATTGCGGCATAAGGAGCTACGCGTGATGCCTCGTTCATTACCGGATACGGGCGCGCCGAAGCGGCGCTTACGCTTCCCGCCCGGCATGCCGCAGATCGCGGCGCTGATGCTGGTGCTGCTGGTTGACGGCCTGGTGGCGGATCACTTTTTCCAGATAGTCTTGCAGGACGGGCGGCTCTTCGGCAGCCCGATAGATATCCTGAACCGCGCCGCCCCCGTGGCGCTTCTGGCGATCGGCATGACGCTGGTCATCGCCACCGGTGGGATCGACCTCTCCGTCGGCGCGGTGATGGCGATTGCGGGCGCGACCGCCGCGACGCTGACCGTGGGCGGGCACAGCCTCGCCGTGGTAATACTGGCGTCGCTCGGCGTCGGCGTGCTGGCCGGTCTCTGGAACGGCATCCTGGTGGCGGTGCTGAAGATCCAGCCTTTCGTGGCGACGCTGATACTGATGGTCGCCGGGCGCGGCGTGGCGCAGCTGATTACGTCCGGGCAGATTGTGACGTTCAACTCACCGTCGCTCGCCTGGCTTGGCAGCGGTTCGCTCTTTTTCTTCCCGACGCCGGTCATTATCGCGATTCTGACGCTGCTGGCGTTCTGGCTTTTTACCCGCAAAACCGCGCTCGGCATGTTTATTGAAGCCGTTGGTATCAATATTCGTGCGGCGAAAAACGCGGGC
The genomic region above belongs to Cronobacter malonaticus LMG 23826 and contains:
- a CDS encoding fimbria/pilus periplasmic chaperone, which translates into the protein MFTMKKTVFAAALALTGVLTTQQAFAAIALDRTRVVYNGGEKSISLSISNENKNLPYLAQAWIEDAQGNKITSPLNVLPPVQRIEAGAKSQVKVQASPALASLPQDKETLFYFNLREIPPRSNKPNTLQIALQTRIKLFYRPAAIALDQTEAATGDWVEKVTLTRQGDKFVVNNPTPYFLTIVEGAASIKGKAVAFEPVMVSPKGSATIEASASLFGNSPVLTYVNDYGGRPHLQFSCNGASCTAKLLKEKN
- a CDS encoding fimbrial protein, which codes for MKRITQLIVAGVTLTVMLPVFADESVSADGGELYVHGVLRENTCRLEMDSAWQDVDLGDTARAEVSLVGKQAKPVTVTLYLRDCPQIPTRSANITPLTHSRSSQQPGYQARFVAATDAFNPDLIQVTGSSGIGLRLKDSRGQTVKMAQQGDTVLLNPGQDSVTYTLQAERTAAAFVPGPYHALIQFSMMYQ
- a CDS encoding fimbrial protein, translated to MTIYKWCGVALLLACCSSSVFADENSVLITVSVTINTAPCEINNNQNIDVNFGDNVITTDVIAGLVEKVINYTLDCSNADTAKTLKMHITGNGADFNSDLLQTSIPELAVKLKADGSDFPLNSDLTLASTTEKPVLVAALVGKPGARLPTGEFTAGATMTVDYQ
- a CDS encoding fimbrial protein is translated as MKMLIKILGLTVLLPACALCAENMSFHGTLVAPPCKISNGQTIEVTFGNDLGVNKIDGNNYKQPINYTIDCDAGYTANNLAIVVDTTNPALFDSAAVMTDKTGLGIRILVDSQPVTFSQHVAVINPASPPKIEAVPVQDQSITLTEGAFEATMTLRADYL
- a CDS encoding fimbrial protein is translated as MKRNHFLLGILFFITVSTNIFAAEDNIHFSGALVAEPCKLPDADTDIHLDFGTVIEKYLYQYQRTKSQPFSIHLNDCDPSLMNSVSVMFQGTADTELTQMLALDTSSTAKGVAIGLELKDGTPLAVNKSSPFTELTQGNNTLDFNAYVQAQPTTIVNKTLVAGDFTAISTFILAYQ
- a CDS encoding PapG chaperone-binding domain-containing protein; the encoded protein is MLKFLNFKGVVKIPFLVLLIFPVVSIAGKWPVAVTIKSEYVGSGGAGGQKWRYYITQRLIEVGSSVDVVMPNNYVMLTHRHDPTGKDEVGLPSVYEATDSKKTISQIAVDLYNSQGKNVTYLEHTGLDPTGEECVGYLVNKTHGDYSPWSGAFVPGGCLIVPPADDWCKITTPEIVLEHGNILLKDAEGHSARSSFNVTCVSPTAVKFNLITNDNYVYLDEGKSLITIDEKPLNTKIDLPEGDSTWSIKDMLTGMTTEGYHTGSSVLVMMPY
- a CDS encoding PglL family O-oligosaccharyltransferase, which gives rise to MKRFLFLLLLCLTLTYIPGSGGSGVTLPYNLTFLGWLGIILLLFALNNLWQQPQRQPLLFCGGLLLLLPWLVQMRGNPGVFVLLGALLLWQLLLRLPFTGGHKKAILLAIVILALAQALIGLLQTFFPHLAMQLYEYNWLRNYGRPYGIFQQVNLLASSLASGIGCGFLLLMQQRLRRNVLLCISGLSLLTFVLVLNQSRAGEIGTILIVLCLAALLWRQHPARSVAALTLMMICAASAWYITQHTTVLVNGMPYSLAREYAGSTHARWQILCITWQMIMEKPWLGWGYGTFEYAFSRFVLAHPEQGYTYSSIVTHPHNELLYAWFQGGVVALSGMLLLFAGWVKIVIAAWRQGRVQSGYALLIIPLLVHLNLEYPFYQSFVHFGLFILLLRLGVIDKPHSQTQRAKVSLRVTIGAVALALLAFSLTALCAGYQLTMLERGHLANFPRPAPWYFALQGERAEFDENVSRLIDYNHTHNEADLDTFMTWAARYSLRHNDKNVWQSMIVITQSRGDIVATARLRTQYNRLFPVVQTSDSP
- a CDS encoding methyl-accepting chemotaxis protein, with translation MKLNHLTIGQRLGLLAALLLVAVLFIGIRGLTINADGLEQNNNIMATEKVIAESIDTARNAQVQFKIQVQEWKNTLLRGTQGQAAFDKYKAAFVEQSDKTQALLNRLATLLPQLGMSVDEVHQTIALHEGLEKSYLEAIAQYNIADPTSAQRVDKLVSGIDREPTRMIDEVVAKTLKQADALTRQTEARNLSQYQQTRTMLLITMALTLIASILITFWLVRSITRPLAQAVTIARNVAAGDLQTAITVSGRDETAELMSALQEMNGNLTRIVSGVRSGTETIATASAQIATGSRELSARNEAQASALEETAASMEELTSVVKNNAENSRFASDIARDACQVAGQGGQVVERVVQTMSEIHQFSTEISNIISVIDGIAFQTNILALNAAVEAARAGAEGRGFAVVAAEVRALAQRSSSAAQDIRNLIDRSVSRIDEGNSLVKGAGSAMEDILKSVQRVSELVETISMANREQSTGIDQVNIAVTQMDASTQQNAALSQESAAAAQSMQYQAEKLLDSVSVFRLAARQDEALA
- the ppa gene encoding inorganic diphosphatase, whose product is MSLLNVPAGKDLPEDIYVIIEIPANADPIKYEVDKESGALFVDRFMSTAMFYPCNYGYINHTLSLDGDPVDVLVPTPYPLQPGSVIRCRPVGVLKMTDESGEDAKLVAVPHTKLSKEYDHIKDVNDLPELLKAQITHFFEHYKDLEKGKWVKVEGWDNAEAAKEEIRASFERAKK
- the ytfQ gene encoding galactofuranose ABC transporter, galactofuranose-binding protein YtfQ, with the protein product MWKRLLVVTAVSAAMSSMALAAPLTVGFSQVGSESGWRAAETSVAKSEAQKRGITLKVADGQQKQENQIKAVRSFIAQGVDAIFIAPVVATGWEPVLKEAKDAEIPVILLDRSIDVKDKSLYMTTVTANNVLEGKLIGDWLVKTVAGKPCNVVELQGTVGASVAIDRKKGFAEAISKAPNIKIIRSQSGDFTRSKGKEVMESFIKAENNGKNICMVYAHNDDMAIGAIQAIKEAGLKPGKDILTGSIDGVPDIFKAMADGEANASVELTPNMAGPAFDALEKFKKDGTQPPKLTITESVLYLPDTAKEMLEKKKTMGY
- the ytfR gene encoding galactofuranose ABC transporter, ATP-binding protein YtfR; the encoded protein is MHNDNHQEILRTEGLSKTFPGVKALDHVDFSLRRGEIMALLGENGAGKSTLIKALTGVYQPDGGTIYLGGEAVRPRNTAHAQQLGIGTVYQEVNLLPNMSVADNLFIGREPRRFGLLRRKEMEKRATALLESYGFHLDVREPLNRFSVAMQQIVAICRAIDLSARVLILDEPTASLDAKEVEMLFTLMRQLRAQGVSLVFVTHFLDQVYEVTDRITVLRNGKFVGTRDTAELPQIELVKMMLGRELESNALQRAGRTLLSEKPVAAFHDYGKKGVIAPFSLEVRPGEIVGLAGLLGSGRTETAEVIFGIHPADSGTATIKGKPQTLRSPQQASRLGIGFCPEDRKTDGIIGAASVRENIILALQAQRGWLRPIPRREQDEIAARFIRQLGIRTPGPEQPIEFLSGGNQQKVLLSRWLLTKPQFLILDEPTRGIDVGAHAEIIRLIETLCADGLALLVISSELEELVGYADRVIILRDRQQVAEIPLEDLSVGAIMNAIAA